The genomic stretch AGATCAGAGGTCAGTGTGACGATGTTCCCGATATATCGGCAGTTATGTACTTGTCAGTTATTGGTCCCCAGTTAATCGTTAAGGATACAAGCACTTGCGTCAAGAGATACGTCCGTGCTTAACATGAATTAATTATGTCGCGACTACATAATTATACATCGAGTttctataatgaaaatataaatgcgcttttccgtaaaaaaaaatgtgtatttaattatattaagaatattgcataatttttcgtaagagacaataaacttttttcctACAGCACTGTATGTCAAATAATTTCGTCGCATAGCCTTTAAGTGTCAGTTTCGATTGCACTTTGCAGCTCGACATACATATTAcgctttatcttattttttgatttagaCTTAAAATATGCGACCACCATACAGCATAATTGCATTACGTACGTAGGTAAAAGTTTATTCTAAAGCGCAGAatggtaaataaaatatttttatcattctttttcaatattttcaatttttcacaaCATTCATATAAATGCCCTTACTTGAATGTAATTAGTGCATgaacgtataaaaataattgaataatgcaTTCTTCGCGATGTTTCTGTAAAAGGCTACTCATGCTTTTGTAATCATTACTGTATGCGCAGTACCTATTTTCGGATTGTGCTTCGCGACGGCCGTTGAGAATGCAGCCACGTGTAATTGCGAGCACTGTGACGAGAAAAAAGTGATCGGTTTGGAAGAGGAGGCGACTACTCGCGCGAGGGAAGTCATGTATGACGAGGACAGCGATAATGATGGTAATCGGACAATTTGCGCCAGGGATCGTGATTTTAACGATCGCACTTTTCCAAGTGTCTGTCACATGTTATGTTACAATCATTGTACTAGATATCGCATAGTGGCAGATAAGACTAATGATGTAAAGGAGAATGTCGTAATTGCGTACAGATCAAGTAAGTActtcaaaaattgatttttacaattacaatttttttctgacaattttaatcaatcaatttaattgtaaaataatttatatataattaatcataattaataatattataataatataataatattaataatgatatataattaatcataattaattctttacattAGCCAATATTAGTGACAATTaatacttcattttttttttacagtattatctaattgtaatataattatatttattataattagatacaaattattacaaaaaacattagttatatataattaatagaaatataaattttatacagattattacaaattgaaaGATGGATTGTGCTGAAGATCATTATGATCGCTATGTACTTTTGGGGGTCATATAACTGAAGGGCTtaacgtatatatttaatcattacaaaaaatttgagcaacaacatatttttgtcaatttatattgtacatatatattaaaatatgtaaaaaaatatatacatatgtatctaaataattttgtt from Cataglyphis hispanica isolate Lineage 1 chromosome 3, ULB_Chis1_1.0, whole genome shotgun sequence encodes the following:
- the LOC126859369 gene encoding uncharacterized protein LOC126859369, encoding MRPPYSIIALLPIFGLCFATAVENAATCNCEHCDEKKVIGLEEEATTRAREVMYDEDSDNDGNRTICARDRDFNDRTFPSVCHMLCYNHCTRYRIVADKTNDVKENVVIAYRSNYYKLKDGLC